TATACTGAAGTTATGGTTCGCTATGGTGAACTTTCAACTAAGGGAAAAAATCGCAAAGATTTTATTGGTCGTTTGGCTGGTAATGTTACCAAAGTATTGCGTGACTATCCACAAGTTGAGATTCACCCTAAACATGACAGAATGCACATTGTATTGAATGGTGCACCGTTTGAAGAAATAGACCAACATTTGAAAAAGGTGTTTGGCATCCAGACATATTCACCGACAATTAAGGTTGATAAAACGCTTGAGGCAATTGAAGAAACTGCTCTTGCCTTGATGAAAGAAACTTACCAAAAAGGCATGACATTTAAAGTCAATACCAAGCGTAGTGATCATCATTTTGCTTATGATACCAATGAATTAAATTTAATGATTGGTGATTATCTTTTTGATCATATGTCTGATTTAAAAGTTGAAATGAAACATCCCGATCTTGTTTTACGTATAGAGGTTCGCCAGGACGCAATCTATCTTTCAAACCAATTATTGCGCGGCGCAGGCGGAATGCCTGTTGGAACAGGTGGGCGTGCTGTTATGATGCTTTCTGGTGGGATTGATTCTCCTGTCGCATCGTATCTTGCCTTAAAACGTGGCGTTGATATTGAAATGGTCCACTTTTACAGTCCGCCTTATACGACAGAGAAGGCTTTGAATAAGGCCAAGGAGTTAACAGGAATTTTGGCTAATTATGCCGGACGAATTAACTTTATTGCTGTTCCGTTTGCGGAAATTCAAGAAATAATTAAAGAAAAAATTCCTGAAGGTTACTTAATGACGGTTCAGCGCCGCTTTATGTTGCGACTGGCTGACCAAATTCGGGCAAAAAGAAAAGACCTAGCAATTTTCAACGGTGAATCTGTTGGTCAAGTTGCTTCGCAAACGCTTGAATCAATGACGGCCATTAATGATGTAACAACGACTCCCGTATTGCGTCCCGTTGCTACGATGGATAAAACAGAGATTATCAGTTTAGCTGAAAAAATTGGAACATTTGATTTATCAATTCAACCATTTGAAGACTGTTGTACAATTTTTGCTCCACCACGTCCTAAAACTAAGCCTAGACTTGATAAGGCACGGGAATATGAAGCTCGGCTTGATGTTGATGGCTTAATTCAGCGTGCGCTTGCTGGTATTAAAGTAACGCCAATTTATCCTGACGAAAAGTTCTTGGCTGATAAAGCCGAAGAAGATACTGCACTACTTTAAAAAACATGTTATAATGCTAGCAAAGCAAAAATCAAGAGGTATTAACCTTATAAATAGAGAAAGGCCCAATGTTGGTGAAAGGCCGAATGAAGGTTAATTGGTAGCTT
This genomic window from Lactobacillus panisapium contains:
- the thiI gene encoding tRNA uracil 4-sulfurtransferase ThiI, with translation MKYTEVMVRYGELSTKGKNRKDFIGRLAGNVTKVLRDYPQVEIHPKHDRMHIVLNGAPFEEIDQHLKKVFGIQTYSPTIKVDKTLEAIEETALALMKETYQKGMTFKVNTKRSDHHFAYDTNELNLMIGDYLFDHMSDLKVEMKHPDLVLRIEVRQDAIYLSNQLLRGAGGMPVGTGGRAVMMLSGGIDSPVASYLALKRGVDIEMVHFYSPPYTTEKALNKAKELTGILANYAGRINFIAVPFAEIQEIIKEKIPEGYLMTVQRRFMLRLADQIRAKRKDLAIFNGESVGQVASQTLESMTAINDVTTTPVLRPVATMDKTEIISLAEKIGTFDLSIQPFEDCCTIFAPPRPKTKPRLDKAREYEARLDVDGLIQRALAGIKVTPIYPDEKFLADKAEEDTALL